Sequence from the Methanobacterium formicicum genome:
AGGGTCCACCAGCAGCTTTCCATGTACTGGGTGTCGAAAGTCACATATGGATTGTCCCAGTCCATCCAAACCCCCATCATCTGGAATTGTTTGGTCATAAGGGCCTGGTTTTCCACGGCAAACTCCTTACATTTGTTAACGAAATTTTCGATGCCTATGCTCCTTTCAATTTCCTTCTTACTTTTAAGTCCCAGGAGTCCTTCCACCTTGTGTTCAATGGGCAGGCCGTGGGTGTCCCATCCAGCCTGTCTGCGGACGTTGAATCCGGACATGGATTTGTAACGGAGGAAACTGTCCTTTATTGTTTTGTTCCAGGCAGTTCCCAGGTGAATCCGGCCACTGCAGTATGGTGGGCCGTCTAAAAATGAGAATTTAGGGTGGTCCTTCCTTAAATCTTTAGTAAGCTGATAAGTATGGTTATCATCCCAGAATTTCTGTATTTTCTCTTCGATTACTTTAGACTGGTATGATCGGGGGGCTTCCTTGATTGCCATCTAACATTTCTCCTTGAAAGTAATTGTACCTCTCAGGTACCTGAATGAATTAAACCAAATTATTAATTATACATTACAAACTTTGTTACCAGCCTTTTATATCCTTTTATATAACAGTGCTCACGGTGGAATTGGGTAGTTATAACCAAAAATAGGATAAATAACTGATTAAAAAAGTGTTTAAAAAGTGATAAGTAAATAAAAATAATATTATGGAAAAATAAAGGGGATGAACCAATTTTTAGAAGGTTCGAACTTTTCCCTTTATTAACATCTCAGTTATCTTGTTGATATCTGCTAACCATGTGTCCATAACGCCCTGAACTTCTTTTTGGACTTTGCCCATTTCGTAACCCTTTTCCAGGATGAGCTGGGCACTAGCTGCTTTTGGCTGGTCAATAGGGGCTCCAATCTGGCTTAAAATCATTATATTAACTTGATTTATTCCTTCCACTTCTTTAACTATGTCATTGGCCATCTGATTAGATAAAAGGTTGTATATTTTACCAACATGGTTGATGGGGTTTTTACCAGAGGTGGCTTCCATGGACATTGGTCGGTTGGGAGTAATTAATCCATTAGCTCGGTTTCCACGTCCTACTGATCCGTCATCACCCATTTCTGCCGAGGTCCCGGTTACGGTGAGGTAATAACCCTTTTCAGTATCACAGGAGGGGTCATCTCCAGTGTTGATGTAGGTTTTAACTTCTCTGGAAGTGTGTTTCAGGGCTAGTTCAGTTACAATATCGTTTAGCTCTTCCTTGGTGTTCAGGTAAGATTCAACACCATCCACATATTTGGATATCATGGCCACGGCCACGGTGAGGGTTATCTGGTCTCGGTCACGCAGACCCATTACTTTGATATCTTCCCCTACCTGGGGGTATTTTTTCTTGAATGATTTAGAGTTTAGGAGTTCTTCAATGGCCATAACCATGCTTTCGGTTTCGGAGAATGGAGCAAAACCCACTCCAAACGAGGTATCATTGGAAGCAGGCATTCCTTCCCTTTTGAAAACATCCACCAGATCCCCGGATCCATGACCAATTTTACATTCCACCACAGTGCAGGTTTCCACGTCCAGGTTGATGAGGCTTTCTTTGAGGTACTCTTTGGCAGCACCAATGGCTATTCGGTCAATACCTATCTTTTTACCTTCGTATTCTGGAACTCCCCTTCCGGTAAGGAGGATGTCCATGGGTTTGATTATGTCTCCACCACCAAATTCAGGGGAGGACTCTCCCGCAGTTATCTGCACTTCATCGGTGTTATGGTGTAGTACACCTCCGAAGTGATCCAGGTAAGCGTTGCACAGGCCACGGCTAACTGATTCTGCAATTCCGTCACTGATACTGTCCGGGTGGCCGATACCTTTCCTTTCCACGATTTCTATCTCTTGCTCCTCAATGGGCTTTTGAATAAGCTCTTCAACGAAAATATTTCTCATACAAGATCCCTCAAACTATAAAAAACCTATTATGATGATTTAGGTAAACTATTCACTGGGCTATTTTTCTCCAACCATAGTTTTTTTATTTTCTATTTAATTGATACTCATAATGTGTACTCTATGCCATTTGGCTTGAATGATATAAAAAATGATCGGTGTTTTTTTGATTTAAGGTAGGATCGGGTAGGCCAAGAAGGGGCACCACATCCTTCCCCTGCACATCACATTGGTTTACACTAATTTAAAGGATTACATCACTTTTTCCCCAATTCAAAAGTTTTAATGACTGAAAAAAGTTTTTATAATTCCCTAATCTTGGAAATAAATATGGAAATCAGTATATTATGTAGATATTCTTTAGTTTCCTAGAACTGGCAAGAAAAGGTGACTAGGAATAGTTATTCGGTTAAATTTTTATTCACGGATTAATCCAAAATTTAATCCTTCATAAACCTTAGATAGTATAGGGAATAGATACAAAAACTAAAATAAAGGATTCAGTACCAATCCAGAACAGGTAACCTACGGTGTAATAATGGCGGACAGTGAAAAATCGAGTTATGTATTCCTGGTGAATAAAACTAAAGCCACTAATCTGGGAAATGCCGATGTGGCCAACAGTTTTTTCTCCAGATTCAAGGGATTGATGATGGTAAAAAATTTAGAAAGGGGTTTAATCCTCAAATTGCCATCTGATAGGAGTAGAAGGGCATCAGCTATCCATATGTTCTTCATGCGTATACCCCTGGATGTCATCTTCGCGGATTCAGAAAAAAAGGTGGTGGACATTGTTACTCTTGATCCCTGGACCACTTACACTCCAGTGGCACCAGCACGCTATGTAATAGAACTGGAAAAGGGCAAATTAAAAGAATCTAATACAGAAATCGGTGATGAATTGGATTTCACCTGTGAACAGGCCTGAATCATATAACCAGCAGGGCAGTGGTGGGAAGGGGGAGGGGTGAGATAGGATTGACTTTCAGATTAGGGGATAAAAATATAAAGAGGGGATATCGTGGAGTTGAAGGTTAAAATCATTGATTATGGATTTTCAGATAGTTTAAAACGATATTATGTCACTTACCAGGTTACCGGGCTGGGAGGTGATGATCTGAGTAAGCTAATCCAACGTTTGCCGGATCCAATCACAGTCCAGGGGGATGAAATCCATCTCAATACCTACTTTGAGGAAGGGTATTATCCCTTTGGCACTGAAGATTCGCAAAACCGCCTGGAAGACTATATAGCCAGAGAAGAGCTGGAAATGACTGCATACCTCCTGGGCTTATTGGAAGATGATTGAGGATTTTTAAGGTTCAGGGTATGCTTTACCCTCTTCCTGATCCATTGCAGGTAAAGAATAGTGCAAATGGGCGAAAAGCCATTCATTGTTTTTTTCTTCAACAACTGCACTTAATCGGCCGGGTAAGTATATTTCCTGACCATTTACATGAGCTTCCATGTTCATATGGCAGGATAACCAGGCCACTTGGCCGGAGGCAGAAATGGTAACATCCCGGTATTTAATTCGAATGCGGGTGGCCTGTTCTAAGTCTCTTTCAAAGCCACAGCGTAGTTCTTCACTCCCTTTAACCCATTCATCAAAACCAGTCCCAATAACCACCAGATCATCCTCGGGAACAAATAGTTTCAACATCCCCTCAATATCTTTATCTTGATATCCTTGAGAGTACTTTTCTAAGAGTTTAAATACTGCATTTTTCACTTGTTCATTGGCTTCCATATTTTTATCCCTCTAAACTATATAAGAACACATGACATGTTTTTCAATTAACCCTATTCCAAAAACTTGATCTATGTTATGATTCATTGTCTGATTTCAATCTCTTTAAGGGCTACTTTAGCAACTTTTCGCACCACTGGATTCTCATCTTCAGTTGCCCTTTGAAGTACATCCACTGCCCGCTGGTCACCAACTATGGAAAGACTGAGTGCAGCCCCGTACCTTACATTGGCTTTTTCATCAGACATGGATTTAATTAAAGGTTCCACAGTTTGTTCGTCCTCAAAAACCCCCAGGGCCAGGGCAACTGCCTCTCGAACATGCCAATCTTCATCATCTAATGCTTCAATCAGTGGTTCAATGGCATCCGGCTCTCCGACTTCCGCTAAAAGTTCAGCAGCATCTTCACGAACCTTCCAATCCTCATTTTTAAGTTCTTCCAAGAGAAAATCTATCCTTTTATGCTCTTCAGCCATTTTTTAGTCCCCCTCATGTTTCCAATAATGGTCCAGCTTAGGAAGTGGTCCATGGTATTAATATGATTTTCAAGCTTAATTATCTTTCAAAAACTATCAGGGTCAATTGGGAATTTTAATCGTGAGATTTAAAATTAGATAGACTCAGGGGCTACAGTTTATTAAAATTAAAAAAAAAATGAGGGGAATTTATTCCTGTATTAAAGATAGGATTGTTGAAGGATCTTTAAGAACTTTAACCCCTTCCAATTTGTGTAGTTTCCTGCTGTTTTCCACATCGATCTCTCGCATGTGGATGGTGATGATGCTACCCCCACTCAC
This genomic interval carries:
- a CDS encoding methionine adenosyltransferase; amino-acid sequence: MRNIFVEELIQKPIEEQEIEIVERKGIGHPDSISDGIAESVSRGLCNAYLDHFGGVLHHNTDEVQITAGESSPEFGGGDIIKPMDILLTGRGVPEYEGKKIGIDRIAIGAAKEYLKESLINLDVETCTVVECKIGHGSGDLVDVFKREGMPASNDTSFGVGFAPFSETESMVMAIEELLNSKSFKKKYPQVGEDIKVMGLRDRDQITLTVAVAMISKYVDGVESYLNTKEELNDIVTELALKHTSREVKTYINTGDDPSCDTEKGYYLTVTGTSAEMGDDGSVGRGNRANGLITPNRPMSMEATSGKNPINHVGKIYNLLSNQMANDIVKEVEGINQVNIMILSQIGAPIDQPKAASAQLILEKGYEMGKVQKEVQGVMDTWLADINKITEMLIKGKVRTF
- a CDS encoding DUF192 domain-containing protein yields the protein MADSEKSSYVFLVNKTKATNLGNADVANSFFSRFKGLMMVKNLERGLILKLPSDRSRRASAIHMFFMRIPLDVIFADSEKKVVDIVTLDPWTTYTPVAPARYVIELEKGKLKESNTEIGDELDFTCEQA
- a CDS encoding DUF5750 family protein; amino-acid sequence: MELKVKIIDYGFSDSLKRYYVTYQVTGLGGDDLSKLIQRLPDPITVQGDEIHLNTYFEEGYYPFGTEDSQNRLEDYIAREELEMTAYLLGLLEDD
- a CDS encoding nuclear transport factor 2 family protein; translation: MEANEQVKNAVFKLLEKYSQGYQDKDIEGMLKLFVPEDDLVVIGTGFDEWVKGSEELRCGFERDLEQATRIRIKYRDVTISASGQVAWLSCHMNMEAHVNGQEIYLPGRLSAVVEEKNNEWLFAHLHYSLPAMDQEEGKAYPEP
- a CDS encoding HEAT repeat domain-containing protein, translated to MAEEHKRIDFLLEELKNEDWKVREDAAELLAEVGEPDAIEPLIEALDDEDWHVREAVALALGVFEDEQTVEPLIKSMSDEKANVRYGAALSLSIVGDQRAVDVLQRATEDENPVVRKVAKVALKEIEIRQ